AGGAAGGAATCCGCACACAAACACAAAAGTCAGCGAGATATTTCAAGAACGGGTAATTCTTTTCGGCCTGTGTAAAAGAACTAATAATTCAGCAGACCGTATACGAAGCAGAGGAAGATTATGTGTTGTTCTTTGGTCATACTAATCGTGTGAGATGACTGCCGCTTGGTGTTCTGTGAAGGCGACTGTCAAGGGGAAGGCACATGGAACAGCTCAATTATGTTCAGGTCGAGATCTCCACCTATACATTGCTTCTCGTGTTGTTTCTGTAAGTATCGATATCACTAATGGTCAGCTCAGCGGAATGAGAAATGACATATCTTATGATCCACTAGATGTAGTTTAGGTTCGAGTGCGATAGAAAAAAAGTCAAAATCGGAGGCATGAAGCAACATTGATTGTCGATCAAGAGAGTACTTCTTGGTAGATTTGTAGAAATCACAACACTAACTTCTGCAGCTCCAAGCTCGCCTTTAGCTGCATCACCACGTCTGCCCCATTTCTGCATCAATCGGCACGCTTCCTGACTGAGTTCACGTCCGACTCCCCATGCAGCAACATCGTCCTCGAAATCACGTCAATCTCACGTAGTTCAGTGGGTTTACGAGAGGCTTGCTGTAGGGAATATCGAGGATGTTATGCCTGCGAGGTGAATACGACGTGGATTCTTATCGGAAACTCTGCCTACGGAGCTCTGACCTCTGCCATGCAATAGTCCTCCAAGAGGGCTACAATGACCGAGGTGGTGATGACGAACACTGCAGAGTGCGCATGACAAAACCCAATTGATGCAAGCATACAAAAAGTAGAATCTACATAGAGAACATAGCGACATATGGCAGATTTGGTGCATTCGACGTGGAATACGAAAGCATTTCCGAGAAAAGAAGATGATATTGGTGTCACTCCGGTCTTCTTTGTTACATGATATCCGTGGATGCTTACAATTTTGTTGGTAAATTTGATAGGAATTTGGAAGGTTTGTGTCTCTGTTTGTGTTACTTTGTGGGAGACTAGTAGTACTCGATGCTTTTTTGTTTTTTCCAATAAGATTGATAGCATTATGAATGAAATGATCCGAGCACTACTTGCATAGCTaagaaatataattataatatgaagAAGATCATAATAAGTTCTATGATCATCCACCTGATCGCTAGTCAACCAATGAGCTCTTCCATGTACCTACCTCTTTCTCTTCTAGACGTTGACTTTTGGCTTTCATGAGCTAagaaaccaccaccaccaccctccAATTCTTGCCCACAAAGAGGAGCAATTTGAGACGTAGGTTGCTCATCAAGTGGGCTGGTGCTGGTAAACGAGAACAGCCGACGCTGCTCGCAGACGATGACCAGATGAGTTCGTTCAAAGGGTATGATATTTATCACCATCGATTTATAGTGGAATACTCATCAAatattgatttaaaatatttaaatttaatagtAGAACACTTATCAAATATTAAGTGGGGAGAGATTTAAAGTTCCTCATGCTACTATCATGTCAAAACGGGAGTACTGCTATAAAGGCTTGATGAGTAAACTATTAGTAGTCTTAATCATCTTGGCTAAATAGTCCAATTTGTTAAGAGTTAGTCATTAGATCGAAGACTTTGATTATGACGAATAATACTAGTACTAGACATGCTCATATGCTAAATAGAGTGGATTATTATTGGACAATACCTCATATGCACCTTTGGTTTTGAGCTTAGTGGAGAAGTATTTAAACTTATCTATAAGGACGTGACGTGATGAATGATGATGAGTGTCTTATTATTAACTTACAACGGATAAATCAGTCATTCATCGGGAGTTGCTTATATTTTGGGAATTGGGAAGCTACTAATTCTTTCTGTTAATAACAGCTGAGGTTGAATTAGTCTCAGCAATCTAGTCCTTGGATTTTGTCAAGATGATGTAGTTTGCTGATCTATTTCCTTGTTACTAAAACTTGGCCTTCCCAACTAAACAAACGAAGAAGCTTTAATAAACGTTATCATGTCATCTTCGTAGTTTGACTTTTTGAGCCTTTAAATTGCCGATGATATGTTCGGTCTCATCTGTATATTCCAGCATTGTTTTCTTGTACTGTCTTGTATGTATGTCTTGAAGTAGGATGTATCTCTTACTTTATTCATATACACATAGCAAAATGTGGATCATTTGTTGAGTCCAGTCCTCTGACGTTGTCCCGGAAAGCCTTCCTGCGCAGGAAGAAGGTGTAATGACCATCAGTATGAGACGCTTCAACTCGAGTAAGATGACACTGATCTGGTCCTTCGTTCTTCTGTGCTTCATCGTGGCTGCCGTTCAAGTTCGAGCACAGACGACAAGCAATCATGGTAATCTCATACTTCCCATCTCAGAGTTAAAGCACTCGATCTGTTATTCTTCCCAATTCGATGCAGGTTTCATTAACATCGACTGTGGGATCCCGGAAAACTCTTCCTACCTCGATCAATCCCTCGGCATAACATACGTCTCCGACGCTCAGTTTATAGACACTGGCGTTAACCACGACGTCTTGCCGGCGTACGTCTCTGATCTCGCTCAACGTTATCTGACAGTGCGAAGCTTTCCTGATGGACCTCGCAATTGCTACACTTTCAAGTCGTTGACCCCGGGGTTGAAGTACCTCATCAGAGCCACGTTCTTGTATGGGAACTACGACTTCAAAAACAGTCTTTCGATTCAATTTGACCTCTACCTCGGAGTCAACCTCTGGAAGACGATAACCCTGACAGATCCATCGAGTTACTTCTTGACAGAAGCTATTACTGAAGCCACGGCGGATTTCATATCAGTGTGCCTAGTGAACACCGGTCGTGGGACTCCTTTCATATCGGGGTTGGATCTGCGACCCATGGTGGCGTCTCTTTGTCCGTTGGTCAACGCCTCTCGCAGTCTGGTTCTTTTGGATCGCTTCAACATGGCGCCAACCGGTATCTCTATCAGGTGAGAATTTTGAGTTGAGATGTATGTTCCGAGTTTTCTTCTCCATATACTGTTGTTTGAATGGAATTAATAGGTATCCATTGGACCCGTATGATCGTTATTGGTTCCAATATACGACCCAACCTTCCTGGAATGAGATATCTACCAACTCCATCGTGGAATATGGTGTGAATGATCACTTTGAGATACCTTCGAAGGTGATGCAGACTGCAGTTTACCCTGTGAACTCCACCAAACTGGAGCTCAGTTTCACACCGGATCCTGGAGACCTCAATGAATTCTACGCCGTCATGTACTTCGCCGAGCTGCAGCAGAATGCCTCGAGGCAGTTCTCCGTCTCCCTCAACGGAGCCCTGTTGAATGACGCCAAACCTTTCACTCCGGATTTCCTCACTTCCGACGCCATATATAACATCAATCCTAGCGCGGGATACGGTGAGCTAAACATCTCTCTGGTTGCGACACAGAGATCCACACTTCCTCCCCTCCTCAACGCCGTGGAGGTCTTCTCGACGATGAGAAACACGAACGTGGCGACGGATGGCGGAGATGGTAATCTATACCTTCGTCTCTGTTCATGGTGTCTGCACGAAGGAATGCAATGGCTTTTGCTGTTTTGTTATTGTAGTTGTTTCCCTAACAGACGTTGCTTTACCTCGTTGACTGCATCAGTGGATGCTATGATGGCGATCAAAGGGTTCTATCAGGTGAAGAAAAATTGGATGGGCGATCCATGTTCTCCAAAAGCTTATACGTGGGATGGACTAAATTGTGCTCTTAATGCATCTGGTGTTCCAAGGCTCACTACCCTGTGAGTTTTCTTCTCTCGACAAACTCTAATCATCAAGAAATGGCATTGGGAATCAGTTTGATACGATGTTGATTTTGAGTTTTGCAGCAATCTATCATACGGTGGATTGATTGGTGAAATAATCTCGTCTTTTGCCAACCTCACTGCAATACAGTACCTGTGCGTGCTTCTCATCTCAATCTATTATGATTCATCTTGACGAGTAAATAATGATAAATTTTACAGGGATTTATCTCACAACAACTTAACAGGACAAATACCTGCTGCTCTAGCATATGTTCCATCTCTCAAGCTCCTGTAAGTACTTCTATGTCAGCATCGTGTATCCTTTGAAGAACAGTAAGTCAAACTATGATGACACAACATTATTTGGCTACTTACAGAGACTTGACAAACAACCAACTCAGTGGACCAATTCCTTCTGCTCTTCTTGAGAAATCAAGGAATAAATCCATTACTTTAAGGTCTGTCCTAATCTTGAAATCTCGGTTTCCCAGTTTCTTTTTACTCCATGATTGAACGCAAAAAATTGGTTTCAGTCAACTCGATTGTCGGTAGAAACCTTGTTCATGTTTAAAGTTGAGAGTGAAATCCTTGTGCTGATAGAACTGATGGCAACCCAAACCTCTGTGGCGATCCCACTTCATGCGAGTCAAAGCCGACGAGAAGGCAGAAGGGAAAGACCGCAGCTATCGTTATATCTTGTGTGGTTTCCGTGGTGGTACTCTTTTCGGCGGTCATCGTTCTTTGCATGATGAGAAAGAAACAAGGTTAGTCATGTTCTTGCAACTACAAGTTTCATTTAGAGACCTCGATGTGTAACCTGCGTCTGATGATACTACGCTAGTTTTGAAATCCTCAGTAAGAGGAACCACTGATAAGCTTCATAACGACGATGAATTGCCACTTGAGAATCGAAAGTTCACATATAGGCAGCTGCAGAGCATCACTGACAACTTTGAGAGAATCATTGGAAAAGGAGGATTTGGGACTGTTTATTATGGCCATCTGGAAGATAATACCGAAGTTGCTGTCAAGATGCTATCCCAGTCATCATCACAAGGAACTAAAGAGTTTCTTGCCGAGGTAATCGATTCACGGCTTCTCCAAGCTTAAAATCTATGAAAGGAACCACCGAAAACAAGTTCATATTCCTCCTTACTCTGTTCTCCTCTGTTTTCGTTGACCTACTCGAGTTCAGTCTTATTTGTTTCATGGTACGTCCTTTCCATCCTACTCTCCAGGGGAAAAAGAAGTGACTCGATTGTGTTACAGGCCCAGCATTTGACGAGGGTGCATCACAAGAATCTAGTCTCTATGGTCGGCTACTGCATGGATGGAGATCATTTGGCACTTGTCTACGAGTTCATGTCTCAGGGAACCCTTAAAGACCATATTAGAGGTTCTCAAAGAAAAACTCTACACCTTAGCTATGTTAATCTTGGTTGTAGACATCTTCTGATTTGGTCTTTGGATGAAGCAACAAAGAGGTACTCATCATGACCTTTTAACAGGTATTGGCACTGCTGCACCTTTGAGCTGGGGACAGCGCCTACAGATCGCTCTTGAAGCTGCACTAGGTTGAGCAGTGAAACATACAAGTCACTGCATCTCTGTGCACTCACTGGTTTGGTTTGGATGATGTGTAGGACTCGAGTACTTGCACACCGGCTGCAAGCCTCCACTGATTCATAGAGACGTGAAGACCACAAACATCCTCTTGAACGAAAGGTTGGAGGCAAAGATATCAGATTTCGGGCTCTCCAGGACTTTCCATAGTGACGGCCACAGTCATGTCTCCACCAGGATTGTTGGAACCATGGGATACCTCGATCCAGAGTACTTTCACTTTGACTTCTGCTCTTCTAATCCTGTTCTGCTGACATGAACAAGTACAGAAGAACAGGAAGATCAAGAAAGAAACTTAGTACAACAAACATCTTCACTGATCATCTTCATACACTGTTTGTCGTTGCACTTGCACTACATATCATCAGCAAGAAGGGAGCTTAACTTGGATGTGGTTTTGCACTTCTGTAGGTACTTTATCAAAAACCGACTTAGCCAGAAGAGCGATGTGTATAGCTTTGGGGTGGTTCTCTTGGAACTGATCACAGGCCAGCCTCCCATAGTATGCATTCCAGAGAGCACTCACGTGGTTGAATGGGTTCGCCGAATGCTTGCGAAAGGGAGCATCGAGGATGTCGTCGACCCGAGTGTGCGGCAGGAGAACGTGGTGAATTCCGCTTGGAAGGTCGCCAATGTAGCACTTGCATGCGCTGCTCACGCTTCTAGCAAGAGGCCGGCGATGACGGATGTGGTGATGCATCTGAAGGAGAGTTTGGCGCTGTACAGTGATGGAGATGAGATCCAATTCGAACGCATCAGCAGCGAGAAGCTGTACATGGAATCTAGTGATACAAGTCAGATTAGTGCGTTTGATGTCCATCAATTTGGGAATGTTTGGGATAGCAGCGAAGGCCCTTCAGCAAGATGACATCGGTATCGCCACCTCTGTCTTGGGTCATCGTCGCCGTTTGCTTTCACTTCCAGAGGATGATTTGGCTTTTGTACTTCTAAGCTAAGAATGAACACAAACTGAAGGAGAATGCATTTGACTTATGTTTCCTCAAGAATAAACAAACCAGTAAAGTTGCTGAATCATATTAACTTTAGAAAGAATGATTCCTAAATTTGGTTTTTATAATGAATATAAGCAGAGAATTGATGAATCATattaaatcttatattaattttatgatatattatttattattaatttattactaatcaatcaatatattaattttattatatatatatatggattaagATATATTTGAGCTTTTATGATCTCAGTCACTTATGATTTACTCGTGTATAAAATAAtccttaaatttttaaaaatataacatatgagTTTCTTTCGTCAAGTCTAAGTTAACATATATTAAAATCTAATATGTTGattcacaataaattattaatataattatacatataatttaaatttaaaaaaaattaaggtcTATTTAAGCTTATGTAGTTTTTGTTATGGATCACTTAAGCTCTTATGatttactcgtatctaaaataactcatatatttttaaaaatgtaatAGCCTCTcatgtcaagtctgagttaacagatattaaaatttacttacgtgacatattgactcataataaactattaatataatgatacgtatAATTTTAAGTTTAAAGAAAAGTTAAGGTCCATCttgtcaaaaaaagaaaaagcgatAGAGACCATAGCGATGGACAAAGGTGGAGAGACAAATGTAAGAGAGGCCGGAGGTAGAGATGAGAGAGAGTTTGACCATCAGACTATTGTATACCTAGCATCAGACTAGTCGACACACATCCATCTCAGACAGGACCAAAAGCTCTTGAGCTCGTCATCGGTGCGAGAGAGATTGGATGCGTACAACACCTTGCTATGCAATAGTGACTCGGTGTTACTGTTGGTGGTTGTTTTCATGATGATGTTTCCTTCTGCAATTGATGGTGATCTcagttttttttaaacttaaattagatCATAATATTTGTTAGCTCATATGAGAAAAaaaacttatatattatatttttaaaaatataaaaattattttagatacgaataaatcataaaaatttaagTTATTCATAATCAAAACCAAACATCTAACCTTAACAAATGCTTTAACATATGTATAATATTTGTTGTTACGTCGAGTAACTCCCAATACTTGTGGTCTTTGAGCACAAAGAAGCCGGATACATTCTCCTCCCGTTTGTGTTCATTCTCGAACCACGCGAAGCACGACCCAAAACAGAGGTGGCGAGACCAGCGTTACCTTGCTGAAGGGCCTTCGCTATCTGAAATGTTCCCAACCTGCTCGATATCAAACTTACTAATCTGGCTTATATCGCCCGAATCAGTGTACATCTTCTCGCTGCTCAAGTGCTGGAAATGGAGCTTAGCTCCGTCACCGTGCAACGCCAAGCTTTCCTTCAGCTGCATCACCACATCACTCATCGTCGGCCTGTTGCTCGACGCATGAGCAGCGCATGCCAGCGCCACATTGGCCACCTTCCAAGCAGAATTCACAACGTTCTCCTGCTGCAGGCTCGGGTCGACCACGTCCTCGATGTTCCCTTTTGCAAGCCTTCGGCGAACCCATTCCACCAGGTGAGTGTTCTCGGGATCATTAACCACCGGAGGTTGCCCTGTGATCAGCTCCAAGAGAACCACCCCAAAGCTATACACATCACTCTTCTGGCTCAGTTGGTTTTTGGTGTAGTACCTAAATAAGATCAATCGTTCCATTGGTTAGGTTTTGCGTTTTGCTTGTGTGCTCATTCACGTCAACAAGAAGCCAAGTGAAATACTTTGGATCGAGGTATCCCATGGTGCCGACGACCCTGGTGGAGACATGACTGTGGCCGTCACTCTGGAAAGTCCTGGAGAGCCCGAAATCTGATATCTTTGCCTCCAGCCTTTCGTTCAAGAGGATGTTTGTGGTCTTCACGTCTCTATGAATCAGTGGAGGCTTGCAGCCGGTGTGCAAGTACTCGAGTCCTACACATCATCCAAACCAAACCAGTGAGTGCACAGAGAAGGTTAAAGAAAGCGGCGGCTTTAGAAGTGACTTGTATGTTTCACCGCCCAACCTAGTGCAGCTTCAAGAGCGATCTGTAGGCGCTGTTCCCAGCTCAAAGGTGCAGCAGTGCCAGTACCTGTTAAAAGGTCATGATGAGTACCTCTTTGTAGCTTCATCCAAAGACCAAATCAGAATATGTCTACAACCAAGATTAACATAGCTAAGGTGTAGAGTTTTTCTTTGAGAACCTCTAATATGGTCTTTAAGGGTTCCCTGAGACATGAACTCGTAGACAAGTGCCAAATGATCTCCATCCATGCAGTAGCCGACCATAGAGACTAGATTCTTGTGATGCACCCTCGTCAAATGCTGGGCCTGTAACACAATCAAGTCACTTTTTTGTCCCCTGGAGAGTAGAATGGAAAGGATGTACCATGAAACAAATAGGACGAACTCGAGTAGGTCAACGAAAACAGAGGAGAACAGAGTAAGGAGGAATATGAACTTGTTTTCGGTGGTTCCTTTCATAGAGTTTAAGCTTGGAGAAGCCGTGAATCGATTACCTCGGCAAGAAACTCTTTAGTTCCTTGTGATGATGACTGGGATAGCATCTTGACAGCAACTTCGGTATCATTTTCCAGATGGCCATAATAAACAGTCCCAAATCCTCCTTTTCCAATGATTCTCTCAAAGTTGTCGGTGATGCTCTGCAGCTGCCTATATGTGAACTTTCGATTTTCAAATTGCAATTCATCTTCGTTATGAAGCTTATCAGTGGTTCCTCTTGCCGAGGATTTCAAGCCTAGCGTAGTATCATCAAATGCAGGTTACACATGGAGGTCTCTAAATGAAACTTGTAGTTGCAAGAACATGACTAACCTTGTTTCTTTCTTAGCATGTAGAGAATGATTACCGCCGCAAAGAGTACCACCACGGAAACCACACAAGATATAACGATAGCTGCGGTCTTTCCCTTCTGCCTTGACGTCGGCTTTGACTCGCAAGAAGCAGGATCGTCACAGAGGTTTGGGTTGCCATCAGTTCTATCATTACAAGGATTTCAAACTCAGCTTTTCTTGAATGTAAACAATCGCTCAGTTCAACACCGAGCTTCAGATGTGGAAATTTTACTGCAGCTGACATCTCTAAAGCCAAATCGCCATCACCATTCAGTAAAGTTTTCTTTCTGTATTCTACCTCTATCACCAATCAAGTCGACCCAAATAATCTTTTTGCAGTCAATCATGGAGTACAAAGAATCTGGAAAACTGAGATTTCAAGATTAGGACAGACCTTAGAGTAATCGATTTATTCCGTGATCTCTCGAGAAGAGCAGAAGGAATTGATCCATCGAGTTGGTTGTCTGTCAAATCTCTGAAAATATAGCCAAATAACGCTGTGTCATCACAGTTGGACTTACTGTTCTACAAAGGAAACACGATGCCGCCATAGAAATACTTACAAGAGCTTGAGAGATGGTATATATGCCAGAGCAGCAGGTATTGGTCCTGTTAAGTTGTTGTGAGATAAATCCCTGTAAAATTATGCCATTATTTATTTGTCGAGATGATAATAGCTTCAAATCAGAAGCACGTACAAGAACTGAATCGCACTGAGGCTGGCAAAAGAAGGGCTTATTTCACGAATCAATCCTTTGTATGACAGATTGCTGCAAAAACATCATCATATCCGAGTCATTCCATCGTCATTTGTTGATGATTAGAGTTTATCCACGGAGTTCTTCGTTGAGCCAAGAGAAACTTACAGTGCAGTGACCCTCGGAATACCAGATGCATTGAAGGTACAATTAAGCCCATCCCAGGTATAAGATTTGGGAGAACATGGATCGCCTGCCCAATTGTTGTTCTTCACCTGATACCACTCCTTGATCGCCATCATGGCATGAACTGATGCAGTCGACGAGGTAGAGCAAAATAATCATGTGTTAGAGAAACGACCACAAGAAAAGCCAGTGCATTCCTGCAGACACCATGAACAGAGATGAAGATACAGATTACCATCTCCACCATCCGATGCCACGTTCGTGTTTCGCACCGTCGAGAAGACCTCCACGGCGTTGAGGAGGGGAGGAAGTGTGGAACTCTCTGTTGCGACCAGTGAGATGTTTAGCTCACTGTATCCTGCGCTAGGATTGATGTTATATATGGCGTCGGAAACGAGGAAGTCCGGAGTGAAAGGTTTGGCGTCATTCAACAGGGCTCCGTTGAGGTAGACGAAGAACTGCCTCGAGGCGTTCTGCTGCAGCTCGGCGAAGTACATGACGGCGTAGAATTCATCGAGGTCTCCAGGATCTGGAGTGAAACTGAGCTCCAGTTTGGTGGAGTTCGCAGGGAAAACTGCTGTCTGCATCACCTTGGAAGGGACCTCAAAGTGATCATTCCCAGGAGTTTCGACAGTGGAGTTGGCGGATATCTCATCCCAGGAAGGTTGGGTTGTATATTGGAACCAATAACGATCATACGGGTCCAATGGATACCTATTAATTCCATGCAAACAATAGTGTATGGAGAAGAAAACTTGGATCATACATCTCAACTCAAAATTCTCACCTGATAGAGATACCGGTCGGCGCCATGTTGAAGCGATCCAAAAGAACCAGACTGCGAGAGGCGTTGACCAGCGGATAATGAGACGCCGCCGTTGGTCTCAGATCCAACCCCGATATGAAAGGAGTCCCACGGCCGGTGTTCACCAGACACACCGATATCAGATCAGTGATGGCCTCGGTAACAGCTTCGGTCAAATAGTTACTTGATGGATCTGTCAGGTTTATCGTCTTCCAGAGGTTGACGCCGAGGTAGAGATCAAACTGAACGGAAGGACTGTTTTTGAGGTCGTAGTTCCCGTACAAGAATGTTGCTCTGATGAGGTACTTCCACCCCGGGACGATCGACTTGAAGGTGTAGCAATTGCGAGCTCCGTCAGGGAAGCTTCTCACCGTCAAAAATCGCTGAGCGAGAGCAGGGAAGGACGCCGGCGAGACGTTGTAGTTGACACCGGTGTCCGTATACTGTGCATCGGAGACGTAAGTTAGGCCCGAGACGTAG
This genomic stretch from Musa acuminata AAA Group cultivar baxijiao chromosome BXJ3-9, Cavendish_Baxijiao_AAA, whole genome shotgun sequence harbors:
- the LOC135648795 gene encoding putative leucine-rich repeat receptor-like serine/threonine-protein kinase At2g19230 isoform X1, producing the protein MTISMRRFNSSKMTLIWSFVLLCFIVAAVQVRAQTTSNHGFINIDCGIPENSSYLDQSLGITYVSDAQFIDTGVNHDVLPAYVSDLAQRYLTVRSFPDGPRNCYTFKSLTPGLKYLIRATFLYGNYDFKNSLSIQFDLYLGVNLWKTITLTDPSSYFLTEAITEATADFISVCLVNTGRGTPFISGLDLRPMVASLCPLVNASRSLVLLDRFNMAPTGISIRYPLDPYDRYWFQYTTQPSWNEISTNSIVEYGVNDHFEIPSKVMQTAVYPVNSTKLELSFTPDPGDLNEFYAVMYFAELQQNASRQFSVSLNGALLNDAKPFTPDFLTSDAIYNINPSAGYGELNISLVATQRSTLPPLLNAVEVFSTMRNTNVATDGGDVDAMMAIKGFYQVKKNWMGDPCSPKAYTWDGLNCALNASGVPRLTTLNLSYGGLIGEIISSFANLTAIQYLDLSHNNLTGQIPAALAYVPSLKLLDLTNNQLSGPIPSALLEKSRNKSITLRTDGNPNLCGDPTSCESKPTRRQKGKTAAIVISCVVSVVVLFSAVIVLCMMRKKQVLKSSVRGTTDKLHNDDELPLENRKFTYRQLQSITDNFERIIGKGGFGTVYYGHLEDNTEVAVKMLSQSSSQGTKEFLAEAQHLTRVHHKNLVSMVGYCMDGDHLALVYEFMSQGTLKDHIRGIGTAAPLSWGQRLQIALEAALGLEYLHTGCKPPLIHRDVKTTNILLNERLEAKISDFGLSRTFHSDGHSHVSTRIVGTMGYLDPEYFIKNRLSQKSDVYSFGVVLLELITGQPPIVCIPESTHVVEWVRRMLAKGSIEDVVDPSVRQENVVNSAWKVANVALACAAHASSKRPAMTDVVMHLKESLALYSDGDEIQFERISSEKLYMESSDTSQISAFDVHQFGNVWDSSEGPSAR
- the LOC135648795 gene encoding putative leucine-rich repeat receptor-like serine/threonine-protein kinase At2g19230 isoform X2, whose translation is MTISMRRFNSSKMTLIWSFVLLCFIVAAVQVRAQTTSNHGFINIDCGIPENSSYLDQSLGITYVSDAQFIDTGVNHDVLPAYVSDLAQRYLTVRSFPDGPRNCYTFKSLTPGLKYLIRATFLYGNYDFKNSLSIQFDLYLGVNLWKTITLTDPSSYFLTEAITEATADFISVCLVNTGRGTPFISGLDLRPMVASLCPLVNASRSLVLLDRFNMAPTGISIRYPLDPYDRYWFQYTTQPSWNEISTNSIVEYGVNDHFEIPSKVMQTAVYPVNSTKLELSFTPDPGDLNEFYAVMYFAELQQNASRQFSVSLNGALLNDAKPFTPDFLTSDAIYNINPSAGYGELNISLVATQRSTLPPLLNAVEVFSTMRNTNVATDGGDVDAMMAIKGFYQVKKNWMGDPCSPKAYTWDGLNCALNASGVPRLTTLNLSYGGLIGEIISSFANLTAIQYLDLSHNNLTGQIPAALAYVPSLKLLDLTNNQLSGPIPSALLEKSRNKSITLRTDGNPNLCGDPTSCESKPTRRQKGKTAAIVISCVVSVVVLFSAVIVLCMMRKKQVRGTTDKLHNDDELPLENRKFTYRQLQSITDNFERIIGKGGFGTVYYGHLEDNTEVAVKMLSQSSSQGTKEFLAEAQHLTRVHHKNLVSMVGYCMDGDHLALVYEFMSQGTLKDHIRGIGTAAPLSWGQRLQIALEAALGLEYLHTGCKPPLIHRDVKTTNILLNERLEAKISDFGLSRTFHSDGHSHVSTRIVGTMGYLDPEYFIKNRLSQKSDVYSFGVVLLELITGQPPIVCIPESTHVVEWVRRMLAKGSIEDVVDPSVRQENVVNSAWKVANVALACAAHASSKRPAMTDVVMHLKESLALYSDGDEIQFERISSEKLYMESSDTSQISAFDVHQFGNVWDSSEGPSAR
- the LOC135648795 gene encoding putative leucine-rich repeat receptor-like serine/threonine-protein kinase At2g19230 isoform X3; the encoded protein is MTISMRRFNSSKMTLIWSFVLLCFIVAAVQVRAQTTSNHVRSFPDGPRNCYTFKSLTPGLKYLIRATFLYGNYDFKNSLSIQFDLYLGVNLWKTITLTDPSSYFLTEAITEATADFISVCLVNTGRGTPFISGLDLRPMVASLCPLVNASRSLVLLDRFNMAPTGISIRYPLDPYDRYWFQYTTQPSWNEISTNSIVEYGVNDHFEIPSKVMQTAVYPVNSTKLELSFTPDPGDLNEFYAVMYFAELQQNASRQFSVSLNGALLNDAKPFTPDFLTSDAIYNINPSAGYGELNISLVATQRSTLPPLLNAVEVFSTMRNTNVATDGGDVDAMMAIKGFYQVKKNWMGDPCSPKAYTWDGLNCALNASGVPRLTTLNLSYGGLIGEIISSFANLTAIQYLDLSHNNLTGQIPAALAYVPSLKLLDLTNNQLSGPIPSALLEKSRNKSITLRTDGNPNLCGDPTSCESKPTRRQKGKTAAIVISCVVSVVVLFSAVIVLCMMRKKQVLKSSVRGTTDKLHNDDELPLENRKFTYRQLQSITDNFERIIGKGGFGTVYYGHLEDNTEVAVKMLSQSSSQGTKEFLAEAQHLTRVHHKNLVSMVGYCMDGDHLALVYEFMSQGTLKDHIRGIGTAAPLSWGQRLQIALEAALGLEYLHTGCKPPLIHRDVKTTNILLNERLEAKISDFGLSRTFHSDGHSHVSTRIVGTMGYLDPEYFIKNRLSQKSDVYSFGVVLLELITGQPPIVCIPESTHVVEWVRRMLAKGSIEDVVDPSVRQENVVNSAWKVANVALACAAHASSKRPAMTDVVMHLKESLALYSDGDEIQFERISSEKLYMESSDTSQISAFDVHQFGNVWDSSEGPSAR